One region of Quercus lobata isolate SW786 chromosome 2, ValleyOak3.0 Primary Assembly, whole genome shotgun sequence genomic DNA includes:
- the LOC115965750 gene encoding DNA topoisomerase 2-like, translating to MRGKARGEAAMKSTRQAPRNPRKNNNKKANNAESVAEAVSSSMAAMEIEKAPEAAKPKGREVSRKAPAKPKKPTLVLNNDDDDDDDDVLKIKERLAAYNVDSSPDQSAAMETEVPKVPAKKKEPSKRAAAAQKKKPLATVSEISNDDVDDNDINEIDDDDDEDSEIEVVAAPEARKEGGRNPAANAKAVKAPAAAKKRGAANKQQPQTLGQKLLTDMLKPAENSEISPEKKVRKMWASPFNKKSGSVLGRVGKVNEVTENEENSGSASTSASTEETIEVAPARARPQRVNRAETRFRFLMARQVNG from the exons atgagaggcAAAGCAAGGGGTGAAGCTGCTATGAAGTCTACTAGACAAGCACCCAGGAACCCACGGaagaacaataataagaagGCAAATAATGCAGAATCTGTTGCGGAAGCTGTCTCATCATCTATGGCTGCAATGGAAATTG AGAAAGCTCCTGAGGCAGCAAAACCCAAAGGCAGAGAAGTCTCTAGGAAAGCTCCTGCTAAG CCGAAAAAGCCAACTTTAGTcttgaataatgatgatgacgacgacgacgacgatgTGCTTAAGATTAAAGAACGACTTGCTGCCTATAACGTTGACTCATCTCCTGATCAATCAGCCG CCATGGAGACTGAAGTGCCCAAAGTACCAGCCAAGAAGAAAGAACCTAGCAAAAGGGCTGCTGCTGCACAGAAGAAGAAGCCCTTGGCAACTGTTTCGGAGATATCTaatgatgatgttgatgataatgatattaatgaaattgatgatgatgatgatgaagatagtGAGATAGAAGTTGTAGCTGCTCCAGAAGCCAGGAAAGAGGGCGGGAGAAATCCGGCTGCAAATGCTAAGGCAGTTAAGGCCCCTGCAGCGGCAAAGAAGAGAGGTGCAGCCAATAAGCAGCAGCCTCAGACATTGGGCCAGAAGCTGTTAACTGACATGTTAAAGCCTGCTGAAAATTCTGAGATTTCACCAGAGAAGAAAGTGAGGAAGATGTGGGCATCTCCATTCAACAAGAAAAGTGGTTCTGTGTTGGGGAGGGTTGGTAAGGTAAATGAAGTGactgaaaatgaagaaaattcgGGTTCTGCTTCTACTTCTGCCAGTACTGAAGAAACTATTGAAGTTGCACCAGCAAGAGCAAGACCTCAAAGGGTGAACCGTGCAGAGACAAG GTTCCGATTTTTGATGGCTCGGCAAGTGAATGGGTGA